The following coding sequences are from one Seonamhaeicola sp. ML3 window:
- a CDS encoding lipopolysaccharide biosynthesis protein encodes MKINQLKGGAALSYINIFLTNIVGLFLTPFIIRSLGSAEYGLYTMIGALVGYMSVLDFGLNNTVIRYVAKYKANNDKKGEENFLAHSFIMYIFISILIGIIGTAIYFNLDKIYSETLSIEQMNMAKIMMSILILNLSISLPGGAFTGICYGYEEFILPKVVNIIRYVLRSVLVVAILVYGGDAIGLVVLDTILNLVVIFINIIIVFKILKVKIKMHKFNKSLFGDILKFSLWIFSFAIVHQLRWQFGQFIIGLYYSTSIVAIYAVGITLGNYYGSFSNAIASVFLPKAIQMTVKEIPQKELTDTFIKISRIILIVLLYILGAFVIVGKDFVFFWVGDEYHLAYYYALVIMIGLTPILSQGFANNILEAKNLMSYRGKLLLGLTISGTILSVFIAKRYGVMELIFTVVFFLLLERLIMIPYYKEKANLDMKRYYKEITPLFLATILITVLYVFLNSFLPEKNLYVFILVSFIYSITYIIVIQKIMTDYERSFLKKSIKKISATIYKK; translated from the coding sequence ATGAAAATTAATCAGTTAAAAGGAGGAGCAGCTCTATCATATATAAATATTTTTCTAACTAATATAGTTGGTTTATTTCTAACACCTTTCATTATTAGGTCTCTTGGAAGTGCCGAGTATGGATTATACACCATGATAGGTGCATTAGTTGGTTACATGAGTGTATTGGACTTCGGATTGAACAATACAGTGATTAGATATGTTGCTAAATATAAGGCAAATAATGACAAAAAGGGCGAGGAAAACTTTTTAGCACATAGCTTTATAATGTATATTTTTATCTCAATATTAATTGGAATTATTGGAACTGCAATATACTTTAACTTAGATAAGATTTATTCAGAAACATTATCAATAGAGCAAATGAATATGGCGAAAATAATGATGAGTATACTAATACTCAATTTATCCATTTCTTTGCCAGGAGGAGCATTTACAGGTATTTGTTACGGTTATGAAGAGTTTATTTTACCAAAAGTCGTCAATATTATTCGCTATGTTTTAAGGAGTGTTCTTGTTGTTGCAATACTAGTTTATGGAGGAGATGCTATTGGTCTGGTTGTGTTAGATACAATTCTAAATTTAGTAGTCATATTCATTAATATTATAATCGTGTTTAAAATCTTAAAAGTGAAAATTAAGATGCACAAATTCAACAAATCACTTTTTGGAGATATTCTAAAGTTTTCCTTATGGATTTTTTCTTTTGCAATTGTCCATCAGCTTAGGTGGCAATTTGGGCAATTTATAATTGGTTTATATTATTCAACATCTATTGTGGCTATATATGCAGTTGGCATAACTTTAGGGAATTACTATGGGTCTTTTTCAAATGCTATTGCTTCTGTTTTTTTACCAAAAGCAATACAAATGACTGTAAAGGAAATTCCCCAAAAAGAACTTACAGATACATTTATAAAAATATCTAGAATAATACTAATTGTTTTACTTTATATTCTTGGTGCATTTGTAATTGTCGGCAAAGACTTTGTATTCTTTTGGGTTGGTGATGAATACCATTTGGCTTATTATTATGCTCTAGTAATAATGATTGGTCTAACCCCTATTCTATCTCAAGGTTTTGCAAATAATATCTTAGAGGCAAAAAATTTAATGTCGTATAGGGGAAAACTACTCCTAGGATTAACAATATCAGGAACAATTTTAAGTGTTTTTATTGCTAAAAGATACGGGGTCATGGAATTGATATTTACTGTAGTTTTCTTTCTATTATTAGAAAGATTAATTATGATTCCTTATTACAAAGAAAAAGCCAATTTAGATATGAAAAGATATTACAAAGAAATAACCCCTCTTTTTTTGGCTACTATTTTGATTACTGTGTTATATGTTTTTCTAAATAGCTTTTTGCCAGAAAAGAACCTCTACGTTTTTATCTTAGTATCATTTATATATTCTATTACGTACATTATTGTTATACAAAAAATTATGACCGACTATGAAAGGTCATTTCTTAAAAAATCTATCAAAAAAATATCCGCAACCATATATAAGAAATAA